The Panulirus ornatus isolate Po-2019 chromosome 36, ASM3632096v1, whole genome shotgun sequence genomic sequence CACAGAAAGCTCCAAGCCCATACTCACAAAATGAACAAATGGATGGTAAATGCATATTCGAAACTGGTAATAATGGTAGTAAAGGCTAACATGAAATATCGTATCAGTCAAACAAATGGATATAAAAATAAACTGGGAAATGTTGGATGTATGCACAAAATAATCTAACAAACACAAAGTAAGTTCCAATAGAGTAAATACAAGTAAATACGACAAAATAATAACAGATCATGTAAGGATTTCACAAGGAAGGGGCGCAAAAACAGAAATCCGGAGGATGAGAATAACATTTAATCCTAGGAGGCAAGAACATCAGAGGAAAGAGTTCATGAAGAATAAGTGACAACAAACAACAGAAAGCATTATGAAGTTCAGATCCCAGAAGCATCATACAACTGTAAACAATCACTGGACAAAGTGTACCTAAACAATAAAGATTTGGAGGGTATGTTGTAAATCTACACGTAGTGTCTTCAAACAGCGTACATGATCAAAGAAGACCCCACGACTCATCCTCAAACAGACTATTTGACCAAATAAGCAACAACCCAACCTGTACCAGAACGGGCCGTGGCGGGAGACGAGCCACTAAGACAACGGTGTCAATAATGTTATGGATCGAGTGGTGCACCACAACACTGTAAATGTCGAACCTCAACCCCATTACATGGCTTAATGGATCCCCTTAGTAAGACAACAGGCAACACATTTTCTAACAACTGTATCATAGCTATTTCGAACTTGACTCATTGACACTTATCTAGACCCTGTTCAAAACAGTTTCATGTGTCTCGTGTAGGGAGCATCTCGTGTAGAATATCTTTCCTGCATTATGAGCGTCTTAGAGGTACGTGGTAGTCCTACCTTAGCACCATAAGCGTCCTAAAACAAGACACAGCATCTGCATCAAATACAGCGACGAACGATAAGACGAAGTGCCCTCTGAACGTTTTCCCTTGTTTTCCCAACATCATGCTACCCCAGGGCACGCGACTGGGCAGGGCACAGTTACAGGCTGTGACACTTTGTACCCAGTTTTCCTGACATAGTCATATAACTTTGATTAAATCTAGTGTATCTAATAGACACTTACACCGAGACTGTAACCCATGCAGATGAGAAAATGGGAGTATCTACTCCCTTACTTATATACTTAAGAAGTTTTACGTTATGGGACATCCATAAATctaagtatacacatatatagtccGAGCAGTACCGTGAGCATGTTAAAGAACATATCAAAGACTATGAACATGTTTTAGTCCTCGTAATGATAAGGTTAAATGATGTTTGGTTTAGTACTTACACCATACGTCAGCCCGTTCTGGAGACACACAGGGTAAACAGTGAGACGGTGGTTCAAGCCgaacacgaaaacataaacaaAGCACGTCGGGCGGGACTAGCTCCTCGACGCTTGTTCGAATTGGTTCGAACCCCTTGTGGAAAATTGAACTAAAATCAATACATCATGCACACCCTTAGCGTTAAAATATAGCAAGATTACTTCCCAACACCTCGTAGTATTCAGCCTAGCCTTAGTTATTTAAAGTAGTGGTTTCCTGAGTAAGGACCTAGTTTTACAGTTTCTTGTTCGAGTAGAATCGCCGGCATGCAAACTGATTCATCAAATGGATCGTAATTTTATtggaatattctttatgagttcAGAGTGAGCTTCAAAGGATAAAATAATGGATCAATTGTTCCATCATTTCGGTAGGTACATACATTCCCTTTAGAAAGTACATCATTTTGTTCTGTATCATCGGTATATGAACTTTGGAATCTACATGTATACGATGTTCTTCGAATAATGAAAGTCAAGTCTTAATCGAAGATATTATTAAACTCTTGTACTCTGCTATGCTTTGCGCAGTAAGTTGTGTGTTCATCGCCACTCTTATGACACTGTGGGAAGCTAATGAAACTCTGTTATCCCTCGCGACACTGTGGTCGCTCATGACAGTGTAGAACCTAAGAACACTTTGAACTCATGACCGCGTCGAGTCAGTAAGTGTTGACTCCATGAGTCGACTTTTAAGATAGTGCCGCTTCAACTACAGCGTCGATCCTCACCACTTTGTCTACTCCAAGACACAAAATGTCGAGTTACATGGTAATTCCTGATCGTCATCGTTGCTGCCATAACGACAATTCCATTCAAAATAAAGTATTCTCCCCAAAACATAACTTTTTTTCTCCCCAGCCGTACGAGATACCAGAGGAGGACGAGTCAGATGGCTGGTGCCCTCCACCCGACCCTCTAGGCCGGTCCTACCTGGCTACGGTACCTGGGTACTCGCTCAGTACTTGGGAGGAGCTCTGCTCGGACGTGAACGATCCTTATACCCTCCCACAGTACAACATTGATGATGCCACATGTGGACCCCAGGAGCTTCAGTTAACTCGCCTAGAACCATCAGAAGAATATACAAGCTTTCCCCAAACCCAGCAACCTCACCTAGTAACAAAACAAGCCCAATCTACCGGTATACAGATCCTACCAAACCTTTCACAAGGCCAACAAGGAATGGAACAAATACAGCAGAGCTCAGTACATTCATATCCAAATTTCCTACAGCAGCCAAGTGTGGTGCAGACCCAACAGACTTCCACGGAGCCAACACCTGGTAACGCATATACTGCTGTACATCTCTCGCGAGGTGGACCTTACCCCTCTCAGCTCCATCCAACTGCTCCTTATCATGCTGCATTTCATTCAGGTCCATCTGATCTCAACACCCATCTTCAGGTAAGTCATTGGCCAACACGAATTTTTGAAAATCATATAGTACCATAAGCGTTAATAATGTGTTAACTACAAGAAcacataaagtttttttttccatctttagcACCTCATAGTCTTGACTACTTTCTTGCTACTATAACATAAAAATAATTCAAAAGAATTTCGTGTCCCTATGAGCTTAAGAGAGTCCATGATCACTCTATTTCTAATTAGATGGTATGGGATCAAGTACATATAGCCACTGCAACATCATTCAATCTCATCCCATGCTTACTGAGTTATAGGAAAATACGGACTTCCATACTTACAAAAGAGCTTACTTTTTTTACATTACAACCTAGAGTTTTCAATTACGATCGGTCTCCATTCTTAAGAGTTCCATACACAAAAAGCCTACACTGCATCTAATCCCAATCATACCTtcatcatctgaaatatccctagCCCTAAACAATTCTCTCCCTACCCATGTCTTTAATTTCTATGGTCTACCTCACCTTTTATACATTTCAGCTGCAAGACAATATATCTTCTTGATTAGTTAATGatatgccttttttttctacttgacCATATTATCCTATCTTTATGTTCCTTAATCTTCCTACATCTTAATTCTTCATTAATGCTCCTCATATTAACATCACTATGCGAATGAATCATCtctataattttcatttttcacctGTCCTGTCCTTTGTAACACGGGTATCTGATGTATCTCAGCAATGGTACGAACACTGATTCCATGCTAGCCTCTTGTATACTCTACATTTTCGTGTTTTTCGTTCTTCGGAGCCTCGAAAGTACCCTCAATTTTCACCCCTTTGCATGACTCTTCTTTCAACCTCAACTTTCTCATTACCATCCTTGTTGAGCTTTTTCAAACATTTAAACTCATCCACAGTACCAGATCTTCACCATGCAGACTGATCTTGCAGTCTGACTTTCCTTCCTCTTACAACGTCATaaatttattcacacttactcccaGCATCCTTCTCCTACACACATCATCGAACCGGTCTCCCATTTCATTCAGTACTTATAAAAGGTCTTAAGAGCACTGTAAAGTCTTCTGTGTACACCATTTCGTCAAATTATTCCAAAATGCCTTCCTCTAATAATAACAAAAGAATTTTCGATGTTCATTAATGTTCTGTACACCTCTAAACCTTTCTTCATCATTGTGTTTGTCTAGGTAAAAAATCCTTTGTAAACACACATTTCCCTTTCTAAACACACCTTGTTCCTCGTCAACCGTAAGTAATCCTTCTAACATTTTCAGTCACTATCATGTACACCTTACTAACAATGGTAAGGTGATTCACTCCCCTAATAAACCCAATTTActcccctttcctttatacagtggaacaTCTAAGGCGTATCTAATACTGGCCAAATTAACTAATAACTATTCCTTCTTGTGTCAGTTTCATTGATGCTAAGCAAGCACTGTCCATAAACTTTGAAATGTGCTTGCCAGAAGTGAAAAATAAGAACCTTTTTTTCACAAGATTACTTCGTTTCCATCACAGGTTGGTTTTCTCAATGTTTTCTGGGATCAACCGAATAACAGAACGCCTCGCCACTTGCTCCGATGGTTCGGGGCAATATATAAGTAAGTACCAGTGTTGTATTGGCTATGCAGTTTATGTAGTGTGGCCTACTGTATTATCAATGATGTCATGTTGCCTTTCCACCTAAGTGCTCCTTAGCTGTCCTGTGCAAGTTTTGAACTTCCATTTTAGTAATTATTGTTTTAACCTTCCTCTAAGAACTGTTGTTGTATTTGGCCTTGTATATATGTTCTTTAGGCATTCTAAATGATTTGTCAAATTATTCCATGAAACCTCAATTCCATTGCCTCAGTTACATTTTCAATTATCTCAGCCCCATATCTACCTCGCCATCCTCAAAGATTACAACACCAACTTATGACTGCTACTCTGTTCtgatttccaaaccatttcagcgccgTCCTACAATGGAGTTACTTCTGCCACACCTTGATAGTCTGTCCCTTTGCTGTCTGTTGTTGGGGCTGCTGCTTTGGCTGCATCTCCTTCATGGTAAGCACCAAACCTGCTGTTTGATGCATCCGCCTTTTACATATTGCATCTGGTCTGTATCAAGAATGTGTGTATCTGTTAGTTGTATGATGTATATCTAACCAAGTATGCTTCTATTGGCAGTATGGTGTTTCTGGTTGCTGTACTCTGCATCTGTTGGTTGCATGATGTATCTGTTAATCTATGCATCAATGATGGTATGGTACATCTGCTTCATGTATGATGCATTTGCATGTTGCATCCATGTTACAAAATGTATTTGCTCTGTCTTATACACCTAGTGATCAAATGATTTACCTTCTCCTTGTATgatctatctatttgtcttatGATGTATCTGTTCATTGTACGATGCATCATATTGGATGTACAAAGCATCCAGTGGTTTACAGCAATATATATTGGTTGCATGATGTAGCTGCTTATATAATGTATACTTGGTGTATGATGCATTTGGAGAATTGAATCTGTAAGTTGTATATCTAGTTGATTAACATATGCTTTTCTTGTATGATGCATATTTTGGTTGTATAAACTATTTAGTTATCAGTACCTCAGCTTTCTTATATGAACTTTTTGTAATCTCTCATCAATAATCAAAATTTTCGCAAATTTAGGAATGACCTTTACACATCCCTTGTCCTCCAAAATAAAGATAACATAGGTTTCCCCTTTAATTTTCATATTAAGCAGTTACCTCTTAAACTCCTCGATTACCAAACAAGAATGCACCCATGAAATACTTGTGTACTCAAACTGTGGAATTGCCCCATAATCACTACAGATTATTCAGCCCTTGGAACCACTCCTTATATAATTCATATCTCCTAGAATCTTGCAgtcaccctcccatcacctctcAATCCACAGAATTGAGGAATCATCCTTTCAACTCTTCTTATATCCAGCAATTAAAGAAACACTCTTTAAAACACTTTTTTACCCAGTTATCAAGTAAATCATGTCTTTAGTGCCTTATCTGTTccttaggatgtgtggatctgcaGACCAATCCTCATGCTGGTCAAAAGCATAACAACAATGATGGTGCTAGTGCTACAGGAGGTCCACAACACTTTTATCTACCCATTAGTGAAAAGCTGCGGCTTAGTGCTCTCCAGAGTCCACATAACCCACATTCAGATTCATACAACCCTGGGTAGGCACTTCTTCCACAGGGACTGGGAGTAACTGACGAAGAACAGAACCATTAATAAAGGAGTGGAAGAGCAGATGTGGAATAACAAAAATAGAAAAGGCATAATGGAGCAGGAAAGGAGGAGCAGACATGAAAGAGCTGGCAGGATAAATGAGAGTGGAGAAGCAGACAATGAGATGCACAAGTACCATGTaaggaaaaataaataagatGTTGAGAGAAACAGCTGAATAATAGCAGTTCTTCAGGATGAGGAGATAACAGAACAAGAGTGGATATCATTAATGTTGaaacgtacatatgcatatggaTTCATGATAATAAAATTACTTGATTATCCTAGTTGGATTAGCCAATCAACTTGATTATTACATATAGTCATGACTTACAAATTttatttcaaacatactcacCCTTTCCTGCATTACTGTGATATTTAACTATAGTATGCACTTGGATATTATTATACACAATCGCTGTTTCCTAACGTCtgtgaggtagcggcaggaaacatacaaagaatggcccatccattcatatacacacatatatttatatataatcacacaaacaccatatcagtatatacatatatacacatgtacatattcttgcttgccttcatccattcctgtagctactccaccccacaggaaacagcatcacagtTTTTGTCCATTTTACATTATGATTACAGGTACAGTTTCCACACATACCCATGATCTTGGCCTGTTTCAAATACTCATTCTGAATGTGGTATTCAACATACATTTTTGCAATGTGAGCTGATCATTTCTACTAGCGGGTGACTGTACAAAATGTACAAAATCCATTAACAGATCATAATGAGAGGACAACATTCAGCCGACTCAGTCAGGTGGAAAGTGAGTAATGCCTCCTCAGTAGGGATATCTATCAGCTAGTGATCAAAATAACTATTTAGTAGGTATCATTTCCACATACTCTTACATGCCTCACATATAATTAACTTATGAATGATGGCTTACAGTTCCACATCTTGGTCAGCTTTATCACTTTACATCTTCGCATGTACTTCTCACTCAAAAATACCCTTTTCAACaatcaaaacttgacccatttggGTTAAGAAATTATTTTGTTTTAGCCTGCTTCCCAGTGTGCAAAAAATGGCAAAATCGTTTATTTCTTTGAAGATGCAATTACATAAAGGACATTTTTCTAATCAATTAAACTTCAACATCCCTATATAGGGAGGAAAACATGTTATTTACCAATGTCACTAATGCTAAGTACACAAGAATCTTTTTTATCAATATGATTAGGTGCTTACAAATAACCTAAAAAATTTCAAATTTCACTGGATAATCAAACCAACACAAATGCTCAAAGTTTATTAAATACTCAAGTTGATCAGAAGCAAGGTAATGTAGTGAGATCTCATAAAAACTATTTCCTGAAAGGGCCACACTATTGTGTTTAAACCATTTCCTTCATCACTTATGTTGCTTCACACCACATTCCAAACTTCTCATCAAATCATTGACATTACTGTATTTACTGTAATTATGGAGGCACTACTGGCAAGATCAAAAATTAGTGCCATACACATTTTGTTTGAACAAGCAATATTTCcattaaaaagacaaataaaaaaaaataagaggccAAAGCCCCACCTATATCTTCACAAATTGCTTATATGATTGTGCAAGGAGATTTCTGAACTTTTTCCAcagtgcccacaccaccaccaccatcagctgcTGCCACCATTCCAACAACCTCTTCAAAATCTGGGAAGGCACCACGCTCCAGCTTTGAGAAGGCCAAGGTACCATCGATAGTTACTTCAAATGAAGCTGTGGAAGACAATTTTAAATCAATGTGATTTCCTAGCATAACATTAAAATTAAATCTTTACAGAATTTAATCACTGTACCTGAACAGTCAAGTATCTTAACAAATGTAAAAATGCCTATATAAACTATTATATTCATATAAGCCATTCTTGTTCATCAATACAGACATGACAGAATACACAGGAACTCAAAACAATTATGTTCTAATCATGACCATAATAAATTACATATAAAAGTTTGCTCAGTTTTTTAAAAGCTTCAGTCAAAAAGGGGGAtgcaataataaaatataaacagCTCATAAAAATACTGTACCAGTTTCATAAAAACAGACCATTCTAATGTCATTAACATTCTTGAGTGCTTGTACTAAAATAACTATCTAAACTACACAATTCAGTCCACCAGTATGTCACAACATAATAGGAATAATCTTTACCTGTGAGTAACAAATATATAATTCTTTAGTTtgcaaaggagggaggggaaacaaaTGAAGGACAGGGAGAGtggaaaaatatggaaaaaatgagaaaacagCTTTGGAAATTCAAACAAGACAGCAAAGCAATTAAATACAATTAACACCATTCTAAACACTGATCCAGTAAAGTGAATAAAGATCACAACTGTTGGCACTGTCATAAAACTGGGCCTGCAGGTGAGTGATATAATGATCACTTTAAATGCACAAACTAAAAAATACTTCATCTCAGTTATTTCAAGCAACATAACttaccagctcttctcatgaAATGCCCTCTAGAACATGTCCAACAGCCTTTAAAACTGAACCATCACCTACTAAGTCTTCATCAACCAATCTCAACCCTAGTCAAATACACAGCAGCTGTACTTCCAGCCATGTCCCATCTGTTGATATCTTGACAGTCCCTATCCCTCTAAACACTGTTCAGAGTTACAGCTTCTTACTGCCATCCTGGACAGTCAAATAAGTTGGAAAGAAAATGCTAGCATTATCATAAAAtctaattctctctacatttctttGCAGACTTGCACTCAGACTCCCAGTATATGAACTCAATTGTTTTGCAGCTTACTTTCTCATCAAATTAAAAATAGCAGAAAACAGAACGTGTATTTTAATTTTTGCAGCAACATGCAGAAGGTAACATATAAAAACATAGATGGACAATCAAAACAATTCACTAAAAATCAAGGGGTCAGTGTGAGCAAAGAATGAATAGAATATCATGTGGAAGAAAACCTTTTGAAAGATGCAtggatgaaatctagttaagatAGTTAGGCCATATTAATGATACATGTCTTGAGCATTTCATGTAGTCAAAAACAGTAAGAAAAATTACTATATATGTAAGGCACTTACTAGTAGGAAAATAATGGTTCATGAACTCATGAATTCTGAGATGATATGCCTGTGGAGGGGGAATGAATGTACAGACAGCATGAAACTGAGATCGCCAAAGTTCAGTAATTGAGGGAAAGAAGATTTAAAGTAGAGAGATATCAGAAAATTTACTTAGGTACCACAAGGATTGATCTATGCTGATCTGCAATTTCCCATGATGCTTTAGTATTGCTTGGCATAATTATATCATCATACGGCAGGATAAGGCAAACAACACACAAAATTAACCACCATGCCAAACTAAAcaatttatgaatatcatgaccATGCAGGCAATTACAAAGTAAACATAACAAGCAACaacgaaaa encodes the following:
- the LOC139760272 gene encoding uncharacterized protein isoform X1; translation: MSVLEPYEIPEEDESDGWCPPPDPLGRSYLATVPGYSLSTWEELCSDVNDPYTLPQYNIDDATCGPQELQLTRLEPSEEYTSFPQTQQPHLVTKQAQSTGIQILPNLSQGQQGMEQIQQSSVHSYPNFLQQPSVVQTQQTSTEPTPGNAYTAVHLSRGGPYPSQLHPTAPYHAAFHSGPSDLNTHLQVGFLNVFWDQPNNRTPRHLLRWFGAIYNAVLQWSYFCHTLIVCPFAVCCWGCCFGCISFMDVWICRPILMLVKSITTMMVLVLQEVHNTFIYPLVKSCGLVLSRVHITHIQIHTTLGRHFFHRDWE
- the LOC139760272 gene encoding uncharacterized protein isoform X2 — protein: MSSYMPYEIPEEDESDGWCPPPDPLGRSYLATVPGYSLSTWEELCSDVNDPYTLPQYNIDDATCGPQELQLTRLEPSEEYTSFPQTQQPHLVTKQAQSTGIQILPNLSQGQQGMEQIQQSSVHSYPNFLQQPSVVQTQQTSTEPTPGNAYTAVHLSRGGPYPSQLHPTAPYHAAFHSGPSDLNTHLQVGFLNVFWDQPNNRTPRHLLRWFGAIYNAVLQWSYFCHTLIVCPFAVCCWGCCFGCISFMDVWICRPILMLVKSITTMMVLVLQEVHNTFIYPLVKSCGLVLSRVHITHIQIHTTLGRHFFHRDWE
- the LOC139760273 gene encoding migration and invasion enhancer 1 isoform X1 codes for the protein MVKVSIEYCGGUGYRPRYEELARMIKEKVPQAEVAGTVGRRTSFEVTIDGTLAFSKLERGAFPDFEEVVGMVAAADGGGGVGTVEKVQKSPCTII